One genomic region from Rattus norvegicus strain BN/NHsdMcwi chromosome 10, GRCr8, whole genome shotgun sequence encodes:
- the Or2t45 gene encoding olfactory receptor Olr1455 produces MKTPSNSTEVDFILLGLFSHTYAHLFLLSAVLVIFTTSLMGNTLMILLICRDPRLHTPMYFLLSQLSFMDMMLVSTIVPKMAANYLMNTRSISPAGCGSQIFLFLTLAGGECFLLAAMSYDRYVAICYPLRYHVLMSPKLCAYLTVGSWLLGAADGLMQAGTILSFPFCQSRTINHFFCEAPSLVRLACADTRVFEFFMYICCILMLLIPLSLVLASYSLILVAVLRMRSSAARKKAFATCSSHLAVVGLFYGAIIFIYMRPRSHQPGKSDKVVSAFYTIFTPVLNPLIYSVRNKEVKGALRKWLQKKV; encoded by the coding sequence ATGAAGACTCCCAGTAACAGCACGGAGGTGGACTTCATTCTTCTCGGGCTCTTCAGCCACACCTACGCCCACTTGTTCCTGCTTTCTGCTGTCTTAGTAATCTTCACTACCTCCCTGATGGGCAACACCCTCATGATCCTTCTCATCTGCAGGGACCCCAGGCTGCACACGCCCATGTACTTCCTTCTCAGCCAGCTCTCCTTCATGGACATGATGCTAGTCTCCACCATCGTTCCCAAAATGGCAGCCAACTATTTGATGAACACGAGATCCATCTCCCCTGCGGGCTGTGGTTCccagatcttcctcttcctcaccttGGCAGGGGGAGAGTGCTTCCTCCTGGCAGCCAtgtcctatgaccgctatgtaGCCATATGTTATCCCCTGCGCTACCATGTCCTCATGAGCCCCAAGCTGTGTGCTTACCTGACGGTGGGGTCCTGGCTCCTGGGAGCTGCCGATGGGCTGATGCAGGCGGGCACCATCCTGAGTTTCCCCTTCTGCCAATCTCGGACAATCAACCACTTCTTCTGTGAGGCTCCTTCTCTGGTGCGCCTCGCCTGTGCAGACACCAGAGTCTTTGAGTTCTTCATGTACATCTGCTGCATCCTGATGCTCCTGATCCCGCTGTCCCTCGTCCTGGCTTCCTACTCTCTCATCCTGGTGGCAGTGCTCCGCATGCGATCTTCTGCAGCCCGGAAGAAAGCCTTCGCCACCTGCTCTTCGCACCTGGCTGTGGTGGGATTGTTCTACGGGGCCATCATCTTCATCTACATGAGACCCAGGTCCCACCAGCCAGGCAAGAGCGACAAAGTGGTGTCTGCCTTCTACACCATCTTCACACCGGTGCTGAACCCTCTCATATACAGTGTGAGAAACAAGGAGGTCAAGGGGGCCTTGAGAAAGTGGCTGCAGAAGAAAGTGTGA